A genomic region of Oryza glaberrima chromosome 1, OglaRS2, whole genome shotgun sequence contains the following coding sequences:
- the LOC127779360 gene encoding 21.9 kDa heat shock protein-like, whose product MSTCVPKGSRSAKGAAAEVEPRDVDLQPEVKWHDGAAGYVARLDLAGFRKEEFRVQVDGAGRVTVRGQRPAGHVRLHREFQLPPAADVDRIAARFDGATLCLTVPKRPAGGAAEVVMATMEDARVEAEMQMEMEKERARTMCMYLVFDVNPDCHDDGSKVVMLN is encoded by the exons ATGTCGACGTGCGTGCCCAAGGGATCGAGATCGGCgaagggcgcggcggcggaggtggagcccCGCGACGTCGACCTGCAGCCGGAGGTGAAGTGGCACGACGGCGCCGCGGGCTACGTCGcccgcctcgacctcgccggGTTCAGGAAGGAGGAGTTCCGCGTGCAGGTGGACGGCGCGGGGCGCGTCACGGTGCGCGGGCAGCGGCCCGCGGGGCACGTCCGCCTCCACCGCGAGTTccagctgccgccggcggccgaTGTGGACCGGATCGCCGCCCGCTTCGACGGCGCCACGCTGTGCCTCACCGTGCCGAAGCGCcccgcgggcggcgcggcggaggtggtgatGGCGACGATGGAGGACGCGAGGGTAGAGGCGGAGAtgcagatggagatggagaaggaGCGGGCCAG AACAATGTGTATGTACTTAGTGTTTGATGTCAACCCTGATTGTCATGATGATGGATCAAAGGTTGTGATGTTAAATTGA
- the LOC127759538 gene encoding protein SCARECROW 1-like, whose translation MAEQQQQQQRDGDFEPVYEWLDAGAHYLLRVNVPEFKKEELQVHVDPAGRLTVRGQHGGLRLNKVFQLPPTCNLDAITGRLEASVLVLTVPKKPATTAAAAALPPKANQEEEKETKKADEHDVAGKPPPPPPKTDSDQSERRTQLSAREKKEEPPKATAPAAAPPQPAARERHDEEEKARAEQAEHKARLSREADRRIEAARARLAAQQAASRPAPAPAPEPEKTAAWWKERAAEEGMKLAEAIGKNKEVVATAVAAFALGVFVSTKLFSRNN comes from the exons AtggcggagcagcagcagcagcagcagcgcgacgGCGACTTCGAGCCGGTCTACGAGTggctcgacgccggcgcccACTATCTCCTCCGCGTCAACGTCCCAG agTTCAAGAAGGAGGAGTTACAGGTGCACGTGGACCCCGCCGGCCGGCTGACCGTCCGCGGCCAGCACGGCGGCCTCCGGCTGAACAAGGTGTTCCAGCTGCCGCCGACGTGCAACCTCGACGCGATCACCGGCAGGCTGGAGGCCAGCGTGCTCGTCCTCACCGTGCCCAAGAAGCCGGcgacaaccgccgccgccgccgccctgccgccCAAGGCCAatcaggaggaggagaaggagaccAAGAAGGCTGACGAACACGACGTCGccggcaagccgccgccgccgccgccgaagactGACAGTGATCAGTCCGAGCGGAGGACCCAGCTGTCGgctagagagaagaaagaggagcCGCCCAAGGCTACagcccccgcggcggcgccgccgcagccggcggcgcgAGAGCGTcatgacgaggaggagaaggccagGGCCGAACAGGCCGAACACAAGGCGAGGCTGTCCCGGGAGGCGGACAGGAGGAtcgaggcggcgagggcgaggctgGCGGCGCAGCAGGCCGCCTCGaggcccgcgccggcgccggcgccggagccggagaagaCGGCCGCGTGGTGGAAagagcgcgcggcggaggaaggGATGAAGCTGGCGGAGGCCATCGGGAAGAACAAGGAGGTGGTCGCCACGGCCGTCGCCGCGTTCGCACTCGGCGTCTTCGTCTCCACCAAACTATTCTCCCGgaacaactaa
- the LOC127760451 gene encoding hypersensitive-induced response protein 1-like, producing MGNLLCCVEVEESTVAMRERFGKFDSVMEPGCHFVPWFLGLQARGPLSLRLRQLEIRCPTKTKDNVYVTIVTCVQYRALADKASHAFYTLINTRSQIQAHVFDVLRTSIPKLALEEVFDKKKEIAEALEEEVAEAMAPYGYEVMRALVVDVEPEEAVRRAMGESRAAADRAVAERAARAGRAEADAEAARLAGVGAARHRQAVVDGLRACVVAFCAAVPGATPREVMDMVLVAQYLDTVREIAAASASGCSAAAAVPFLPHGPAAARDAVAQIRDGLLQAVQPPAAAAASVAAVGLPLPLPVASVCEGITEEQ from the exons ATGGGCAACCTGTTGTGctgcgtggaggtggaggagtcgACAGTGGCGATGCGGGAGCGGTTTGGTAAGTTCGACAGCGTCATGGAGCCTGGCTGCCACTTCGTGCCCTGGTTTCTTGGCCTCCAGGCCCGCggccccctctccctccgcctccGTCAGCTCGAGATCCGCTGCCCAACCAAGACCAAG GACAATGTGTATGTAACTATTGTTACGTGTGTTCAGTACCGTGCTCTAGCCGACAAAGCGAGCCATGCGTTCTACACGCTCATCAACACCAGGTCACAGATCCAGGCTCACGTCTTCGATG TGCTGAGGACGAGCATACCGAAGCTGGCGCTGGAGGAGGTGTTCGACAAGAAGAAGGAGATCGCGGAggcgctggaggaggaggtggcggaggccaTGGCGCCGTACGGCTACGAGGTGATGCGCGCGCTCGTCGTGGACGTGGAGCCCGAGGAGGCCGTGAGGCGCGCCATGGGCGAGAGCCGCGCCGCGGCCGAcagggcggtggcggagcgggcggcgcgcgccgggcgcgccgaggccgacgccgaggccgcgcgcctcgccggcgtcggcgccgcgcgccaccgccaggCCGTCGTCGACGGGCTCAGGGCCTGCGTCGTCGCGTTCTGCGCCGCCGTCCCGGGCGCCACGCCCAGGGAGGTCATGGACATGGTGCTCGTCGCGCAGTACTTGGACACCGTGAGGGagatcgccgccgcgtccgcgtccgggtgctcggcggcggcggcggtgccgttCCTCCCGCACggccccgccgcggcgcgcgacgCCGTGGCGCAGATACGCGACGGGCTGCTCCAGGCCGTGCagcctcctgccgccgccgccgcaagcgtcgccgccgttggcctTCCATTGCCATTGCCAGTCGCCAGCGTTTGCGAAGGTATCACAGAAGAGCAGTAG
- the LOC127760453 gene encoding mitochondrial outer membrane protein porin 3, which produces MAPGLYTDIGKKTRDLLYRDYGTHHKFTLTTCTPEGVTITAAGTRKNESVFGELETQFKNKKLTVDVKANSESDLLTTVTVDEFGTPGLKSILSLVVPDQRSGKLELQYLHEYAGINASVGLNSNPMVNLSGVFGSKELSVGVDVAFDTATSNFTKYNAALSLTNSDLIASLHLNNHGDTLIASYYHLVKHHSNTAVGAELSHSFSRNESTLIFGSQHSLDPHTTVKARFNNYGMASALVQHEWRPKSLITISGEVDTKAIEKSTKVGLSLVLKH; this is translated from the exons ATGGCGCCAGGGCTCTACACCGACATCGGCAAGAAGACCAGAG ATCTGCTTTACAGGGACTACGGGACGCACCACAAGTTCACCCTCACCACCTGCACCCCCGAGGGCGTC ACTATCACAGCTGCAGGAACAAGGAAAAATGAGTCTGTCTTTGGTGAGCTCGAAACCCAGTTTAAGAACAAGAAATTGACTGTTGATGTCAAAGCAAACTCAGAGTCCGAT CTTTTAACAACAGTCACGGTTGATGAGTTTGGAACTCCAGGGTTGAAATCAATTCTTAGTTTGGTAGTTCCAGACCAGAGGTCAGGGAAG CTTGAACTCCAGTACCTTCATGAATATGCTGGCATCAATGCAAGTGTTGGCCTGAATTCCAATCCTATGGTTAACCTTTCTGGTGTCTTTGGAAGCAAAGAGCTCTCAGTTGGTGTTGATGTTGCATTCGACACTGCGACTAGCAATTTCACCAAGTACAATGCTGCATTGAGTCTAACCAATTCAGACCTTATTGCTTCTCTGCATCT GAACAATCATGGTGATACCttgattgcatcctactaccaCCTGGTAAAGCACCATTCGAACACTGCCGTAGGAGCTGAGCTGTCCCACAGCTTCTCAAGGAATGAGAGCACACTGATCTTTGGGTCCCAGCACTCATTGGACCCTCACACGACAGTGAAGGCTCGCTTCAACAACTATGGCATGGCCAGCGCGCTCGTCCAGCATGAATGGCGTCCCAAATCGCTAATCACCATCTCTGGTGAGGTTGACACCAAGGCAATTGAGAAGAGCACGAAAGTTGGCTTGTCCTTGGTGCTCAAGCATTGA